Proteins found in one Campylobacter lari genomic segment:
- the hisD gene encoding histidinol dehydrogenase, translating into MQILDFEKLNQSEQELALKRPAMSANAQVKTIVEQIIEDVKTNGDEALKQMAVKFDKVELNSIKLSDEELSNLAEQIDDELKQAIKIAYENIYKFHKAQESQTIEVQTFEGVTCKVLTRAIEKVGLYIPGGLAPLFSTALMLAIPAKIAKCKFIALASPAPLHPAIAFVAKLCKVDAVYQIGGAGAIAALAYGTQSVQKVDKIFGPGNAFVTEAKKQVNNHGVAIDMQAGPSEVLVLADEFANAKFIASDLLSQAEHGADSQAILVCTSEKLAKEVDSEVALQLEKLSRKEIASKSLAHSKIILAKDIKHAISISNDYAPEHLIIHTQNPSSLLDDIMHAGSVFLGEYSPESMGDYASGTNHVLPTYGFTKSYSSLGLADFMKRMTVQELSKEGFKKLGSVVEILAAAEGLDGHKNAVSLRLESLK; encoded by the coding sequence ATGCAAATACTTGATTTTGAAAAATTAAACCAAAGCGAACAAGAATTAGCACTCAAGCGTCCTGCTATGAGTGCTAATGCACAGGTTAAAACCATAGTAGAACAAATCATTGAAGATGTCAAAACAAATGGCGATGAAGCTTTAAAACAAATGGCTGTAAAATTTGATAAAGTAGAGTTAAATTCCATCAAACTAAGCGATGAAGAGCTTAGTAATTTAGCAGAGCAAATTGATGATGAGTTAAAACAAGCTATCAAAATAGCTTATGAAAATATCTATAAATTCCACAAAGCCCAAGAAAGCCAAACCATAGAGGTTCAAACCTTTGAAGGGGTAACTTGTAAGGTGCTAACAAGAGCCATTGAAAAAGTAGGGCTTTATATACCAGGGGGCTTAGCACCGCTTTTTTCAACTGCACTTATGCTAGCCATCCCTGCTAAAATTGCAAAATGCAAATTCATAGCCTTAGCTTCCCCAGCACCACTACACCCTGCCATTGCTTTTGTAGCAAAACTTTGCAAAGTTGATGCAGTGTATCAAATAGGTGGAGCAGGAGCTATAGCAGCACTTGCTTATGGAACGCAAAGTGTGCAAAAAGTAGATAAAATTTTTGGCCCAGGAAATGCCTTTGTAACTGAAGCCAAAAAGCAAGTTAATAATCATGGGGTAGCTATTGATATGCAAGCAGGGCCTTCTGAAGTGTTAGTTTTAGCAGATGAGTTTGCTAATGCTAAATTTATAGCTTCAGATTTACTCTCACAAGCTGAACATGGAGCAGATTCTCAAGCGATTTTAGTTTGCACAAGTGAAAAACTAGCCAAAGAAGTAGATAGTGAAGTTGCTTTACAGCTTGAAAAACTCTCGCGTAAAGAAATTGCTTCAAAATCTTTAGCACACTCTAAAATCATTCTTGCAAAAGATATAAAACATGCCATAAGTATTTCAAATGACTATGCACCTGAGCATTTGATCATTCATACACAAAATCCATCTAGCTTGCTTGATGATATTATGCATGCAGGTTCGGTATTTTTAGGTGAGTATTCTCCAGAATCTATGGGAGATTATGCAAGTGGGACAAATCATGTATTACCAACTTATGGTTTTACTAAGTCTTATTCTTCATTAGGACTTGCTGATTTTATGAAAAGAATGACTGTACAAGAACTTAGCAAAGAAGGCTTTAAAAAACTTGGGTCTGTGGTGGAAATTTTAGCAGCAGCTGAAGGGCTTGATGGGCATAAAAATGCCGTGAGTTTAAGATTAGAAAGTCTAAAATGA
- the hisA gene encoding 1-(5-phosphoribosyl)-5-[(5-phosphoribosylamino)methylideneamino]imidazole-4-carboxamide isomerase, protein MQTQIIPALDLIDGKVVRLYKGDYTKKQEYSFDPLAKFQEYEAQGIAWLHLVDLSGAKDPSKRQLKLIENLASKIKVNLQVGGGIRTKDEVKALFDSGVKRVVIGSLAVKNKAFTQDLLNEFGVENIVLALDSICVKDEFFVAVDAWSKTSDEKLFELLNFYKNVKHILCTDISKDGTMSGANITLYKTLHEKFPHLQTQASGGVASLEDFKKLNGIVSGIIVGKALLDKEFSIKEAKECLQNA, encoded by the coding sequence ATGCAAACTCAAATCATCCCAGCATTAGACTTAATAGATGGCAAAGTAGTAAGGCTTTATAAAGGAGATTATACTAAAAAGCAAGAATACAGTTTTGATCCTTTAGCTAAATTTCAAGAGTATGAGGCTCAAGGCATTGCTTGGCTTCATTTGGTGGATTTAAGCGGTGCAAAAGATCCTAGCAAAAGACAACTAAAACTTATAGAAAATCTAGCTTCTAAAATCAAAGTAAATCTTCAAGTAGGTGGAGGAATTCGCACTAAAGATGAGGTAAAAGCTTTGTTTGATAGTGGTGTTAAACGCGTAGTTATAGGCTCTTTAGCGGTTAAAAATAAAGCCTTTACACAAGATCTTTTAAATGAATTTGGTGTAGAAAATATAGTCTTAGCACTTGATAGTATTTGTGTTAAAGATGAGTTTTTTGTGGCTGTTGATGCGTGGAGTAAAACAAGCGATGAAAAATTATTTGAGCTTTTAAATTTTTACAAAAATGTAAAGCATATTTTATGCACAGATATTTCCAAAGATGGCACGATGAGTGGGGCAAATATCACTTTATATAAAACTTTGCACGAGAAATTCCCACATTTACAAACCCAAGCAAGTGGAGGTGTGGCAAGCTTAGAAGATTTTAAAAAGTTAAATGGCATAGTAAGTGGTATCATCGTAGGTAAAGCCTTGCTTGATAAAGAATTTAGCATAAAGGAGGCTAAAGAATGCTTGCAAAACGCATAA
- the hisH gene encoding imidazole glycerol phosphate synthase subunit HisH translates to MKLAIIDTGCANLASLAFALERLGQKSIITHDLKELSQADKLLLPGVGTAAKAMANLKALNLENFIQTTTKPLLGICLGMQILGKFSEELHQKTLGIMPFDTQKFQEKANFTFPHMGWNQVFSSHELFKGLDGAYFYFVHSYCVSLNEYTIAECEYSTKFSASLNKDNFYGVQFHPERSGEAGEILLKNFINM, encoded by the coding sequence ATGAAACTAGCTATTATAGATACAGGTTGTGCGAATTTAGCTTCACTTGCTTTTGCACTTGAGCGTTTAGGGCAAAAAAGTATCATCACACATGATTTAAAAGAACTCTCACAAGCAGATAAGCTTTTGCTTCCTGGGGTTGGCACAGCAGCTAAAGCAATGGCTAATCTAAAAGCACTTAATTTAGAAAATTTTATCCAAACTACCACAAAACCACTTTTAGGCATTTGTCTTGGTATGCAAATTTTGGGTAAATTTTCAGAAGAATTACACCAAAAAACACTTGGCATTATGCCTTTTGATACGCAAAAATTCCAAGAAAAAGCAAATTTTACTTTCCCGCATATGGGGTGGAATCAAGTCTTTAGCTCGCACGAGCTTTTTAAAGGCTTGGATGGAGCTTATTTTTATTTTGTGCATAGTTATTGTGTGAGCTTAAATGAATACACCATCGCAGAGTGTGAGTACTCTACTAAATTTAGTGCAAGTTTAAACAAAGACAATTTTTATGGTGTGCAGTTTCATCCTGAAAGAAGTGGCGAAGCGGGCGAAATATTATTAAAAAATTTCATAAATATGTAG
- the hisB gene encoding bifunctional histidinol-phosphatase/imidazoleglycerol-phosphate dehydratase HisB: protein MSAKILFIDRDGTLIDEPKDDFQIDSLEKLEFEKGAINALLKLKNFGFKFVMVSNQDGLGTNSFPKENFDKAHEKMLSVFQSCGIEFEDIFICPHFEHENCACRKPKTAMLENYIKNKLYDKNKSFVIGDRSSDMLLAQNLGIQGLKYDKNDFNWEQIADFILQNYRSACIERNTKETQIQVKIAFNEKAKADIKTNIAFFDHMLEQIATHANISLEIKCKGDLEVDEHHSVEDVALALGEAIKSALDQKIGIARYGFVLPMDECLASCAIDFCNRPHLVYKAKFKKEKLGELSTEMIEHFFYSLSYAMGASLHLKVKGKNDHHKAEGLFKAFARALKMAIKIENENLASSKGVI from the coding sequence ATGAGTGCAAAAATTTTATTTATTGATAGAGATGGCACGCTCATTGATGAGCCAAAAGATGATTTTCAAATCGATTCTTTAGAAAAACTTGAGTTTGAAAAAGGTGCTATCAATGCGCTTTTAAAGTTAAAAAATTTTGGTTTTAAATTTGTTATGGTGAGTAATCAAGATGGTCTAGGCACAAATTCTTTTCCTAAGGAAAATTTTGACAAAGCTCATGAAAAAATGCTAAGTGTTTTTCAAAGTTGTGGTATAGAATTTGAAGATATTTTTATATGCCCACATTTTGAGCATGAAAATTGCGCCTGTAGGAAGCCAAAAACTGCCATGCTTGAAAACTATATCAAAAATAAACTTTATGACAAAAATAAAAGCTTTGTCATAGGCGATAGGTCTAGTGATATGCTTTTGGCACAAAATCTTGGAATTCAAGGTTTAAAATATGACAAAAACGATTTTAATTGGGAACAAATCGCTGATTTTATCTTGCAAAATTACCGCAGTGCCTGCATAGAGCGTAATACCAAAGAAACCCAAATTCAAGTTAAAATAGCTTTTAATGAGAAAGCAAAAGCTGATATAAAAACAAATATCGCATTTTTTGATCATATGTTAGAGCAAATTGCTACGCATGCAAATATATCTTTAGAGATAAAATGCAAAGGGGATTTAGAAGTTGATGAACATCACAGCGTAGAAGATGTCGCACTTGCTTTGGGTGAGGCTATTAAAAGCGCACTTGATCAAAAAATAGGCATTGCAAGATATGGTTTTGTTTTGCCTATGGATGAATGCTTAGCAAGTTGTGCGATTGACTTTTGCAATAGACCGCATTTAGTTTATAAGGCTAAGTTTAAAAAAGAAAAGCTTGGAGAATTAAGCACAGAAATGATAGAGCATTTTTTCTACTCACTAAGCTATGCTATGGGTGCGAGTTTGCATTTAAAAGTTAAAGGCAAAAACGATCATCACAAAGCCGAAGGACTTTTTAAAGCCTTTGCAAGAGCTTTAAAAATGGCTATAAAAATAGAAAATGAAAACCTAGCAAGCTCTAAAGGAGTGATATGA
- the hisF gene encoding imidazole glycerol phosphate synthase subunit HisF, producing MLAKRIIACLDVKDGRVVKGVQFKNHEDMGDIIELAKFYSQNGIDELVFYDITASAKNERIDRTWVSKVAQNISIPFCVAGGIKSEDDAKELLANGADKISINSPALNDPDLISRLAKSFGVQCVVVGIDTFKDENNELLVYKYTGDESKSHHSGKKTLEWVKQVCELGAGEIVLNMMNQDGMRKGYDLDQLAKVRQICPVPLVASGGAGAKEHFLDAFKLGVDGALAASVFHKKLIDIKELKLFLKDQGIQIRI from the coding sequence ATGCTTGCAAAACGCATAATTGCATGTTTAGATGTAAAAGATGGTAGAGTGGTTAAAGGTGTGCAGTTTAAAAACCATGAAGATATGGGCGATATCATCGAGCTTGCTAAATTTTACTCACAAAATGGCATTGATGAGCTAGTATTTTATGATATTACAGCTTCAGCTAAAAATGAGCGTATTGATAGAACTTGGGTAAGCAAAGTAGCACAAAATATCTCTATACCATTTTGCGTTGCAGGGGGTATAAAAAGCGAAGATGATGCAAAAGAACTTCTAGCAAATGGTGCTGATAAAATTTCTATTAATTCCCCTGCTTTAAATGATCCTGATTTAATCTCACGTCTTGCAAAAAGCTTTGGAGTGCAATGTGTAGTCGTAGGTATAGATACTTTTAAAGATGAAAATAATGAGCTTTTAGTCTATAAATACACCGGAGATGAGAGCAAATCTCATCATAGTGGTAAAAAAACACTAGAGTGGGTAAAGCAAGTATGCGAGCTAGGAGCAGGTGAAATCGTGCTAAATATGATGAATCAAGATGGCATGAGAAAGGGTTATGATCTTGATCAACTTGCTAAAGTTAGACAAATTTGTCCTGTGCCTTTAGTAGCAAGTGGGGGTGCAGGAGCTAAAGAGCATTTTTTAGACGCTTTTAAACTTGGTGTTGATGGAGCTTTGGCAGCTTCTGTGTTTCATAAAAAACTTATAGATATTAAAGAGTTAAAACTATTTTTAAAAGATCAAGGTATACAAATTCGCATTTAA